The following are encoded together in the Thunnus maccoyii chromosome 18, fThuMac1.1, whole genome shotgun sequence genome:
- the LOC121884975 gene encoding cytohesin-3 isoform X2, whose product MDEDNQVPEDLSLEERDELSNIRRRKKELLDDIERLKFEIAEVMTEIEQLTCVGESKTTQRNKQIAMGRKKFNMDPKKGIQFLLENDLLQNTPEDIAQFLYKGEGLNKTVIGDYLGERDDFNIKVLQAFVELHEFADLNLVQALRQFLWSFRLPGEAQKIDRMMEAFASRYCQCNPGVFQSTDTCYVLSFAIIMLNTSLHNPNVRDKPPVERFISMNRGINEGGDLPEELLRNLYDSIKSEPFKIPEDDGNDLTHTFFNPDREGWLLKLGGRVKTWKRRWFILTDNCLYYFEYTTDKEPRGIIPLENLSIREVEEPRKPNCFELYNPNHKGQVIKACKTEADGRVVEGNHVVYRISAPTPEEKEEWIKSIKASISRDPFYDMLATRKRRIANKK is encoded by the exons TTCCTGAGGACCTGTCTTTGGAGGAAAGAGATGAGCTGTCAAACATACGACGCAGGAAAAAAGAGCTTCTGGATGATATTGAA CGGCTGAAGTTTGAGATTGCAGAGGTGATGACTGAAATCGAGCAGCTAACCTGTGTAGGGGAGAG caaAACCAcgcaaagaaacaaacagattgCTATGGGGAGGAAGAAGTTCAACATGGATCCTAAAAAG ggGATCCAGTTTCTCTTGGAGAACGATCTTCTCCAGAACACCCCAGAGGACATCGCACAGTTTCTCTACAAAGGCGAGGGGCTGAACAAAACGGTCATTGGGGACTACTTAGGGGAACG GGATGACTTTAACATTAAGGTCCTCCAGGCATTCGTGGAGCTTCATGAGTTTGCAGACCTCAACCTCGTACAAGCCTTAAG GCAGTTTCTGTGGAGCTTCAGACTTCCTGGCGAAGCCCAGAAGATTGATCGTATGATGGAGGCGTTTGCCTCCAGGTACTGCCAATGCAATCCTGGCGTCTTCCAGTCCACag ACACCTGCTATGTCCTATCATTTGCCATCATTATGCTGAACACCAGCCTGCACAATCCCAACGTCAGAGACAAGCCCCCCGTGGAGCGCTTCATCTCCATGAACAGAGGGATCAATGAGGGGGGAGACCTCCCAGAGGAGCTACTCAGG AATCTATACGACAGCATCAAGAGCGAACCCTTCAAGATCCcagaggatgatgggaatgaCCTGACGCACACGTTCTTCAACCCAGACAGAGAGGGCTGGCTGCTCAAATTAG GGGGCCGAGTGAAAACCTGGAAGAGAAGGTGGTTCATCCTGACGGACAACTGTCTCTACTACTTTGAATATACAACG GACAAGGAGCCTCGTGGGATCATCCCACTGGAGAATCTCAGTATCAGGGAGGTGGAGGAGCCCAGGAAACCT AACTGCTTTGAGCTCTACAACCCAAACCACAAGGGCCAGGTGATCAAAGCCTGCAAGACAGAGGCGGATGGGCGTGTTGTTGAGGGAAACCACGTGGTGTACAGGATATCAGCACCCACGccggaggagaaggaggaatgGATTAAATCCATCAA
- the LOC121884975 gene encoding cytohesin-3 isoform X1 has translation MSLKKVAKSSVTVKLLQQSTALILTDHNKDISADGMSVIMGTGERKRQCVPEDLSLEERDELSNIRRRKKELLDDIERLKFEIAEVMTEIEQLTCVGESKTTQRNKQIAMGRKKFNMDPKKGIQFLLENDLLQNTPEDIAQFLYKGEGLNKTVIGDYLGERDDFNIKVLQAFVELHEFADLNLVQALRQFLWSFRLPGEAQKIDRMMEAFASRYCQCNPGVFQSTDTCYVLSFAIIMLNTSLHNPNVRDKPPVERFISMNRGINEGGDLPEELLRNLYDSIKSEPFKIPEDDGNDLTHTFFNPDREGWLLKLGGRVKTWKRRWFILTDNCLYYFEYTTDKEPRGIIPLENLSIREVEEPRKPNCFELYNPNHKGQVIKACKTEADGRVVEGNHVVYRISAPTPEEKEEWIKSIKASISRDPFYDMLATRKRRIANKK, from the exons ATGAGCTTGAAAAAAGTGGCTAAAAGCAGTGTAACTGTGAAGCTCTTACAACAATCTACAGCACTAATACTCACTGATCATAACAAGGACATCTCTGCTGATGGCATGTCAGTCATCATGGGAactggagagaggaaaaggcaATGTG TTCCTGAGGACCTGTCTTTGGAGGAAAGAGATGAGCTGTCAAACATACGACGCAGGAAAAAAGAGCTTCTGGATGATATTGAA CGGCTGAAGTTTGAGATTGCAGAGGTGATGACTGAAATCGAGCAGCTAACCTGTGTAGGGGAGAG caaAACCAcgcaaagaaacaaacagattgCTATGGGGAGGAAGAAGTTCAACATGGATCCTAAAAAG ggGATCCAGTTTCTCTTGGAGAACGATCTTCTCCAGAACACCCCAGAGGACATCGCACAGTTTCTCTACAAAGGCGAGGGGCTGAACAAAACGGTCATTGGGGACTACTTAGGGGAACG GGATGACTTTAACATTAAGGTCCTCCAGGCATTCGTGGAGCTTCATGAGTTTGCAGACCTCAACCTCGTACAAGCCTTAAG GCAGTTTCTGTGGAGCTTCAGACTTCCTGGCGAAGCCCAGAAGATTGATCGTATGATGGAGGCGTTTGCCTCCAGGTACTGCCAATGCAATCCTGGCGTCTTCCAGTCCACag ACACCTGCTATGTCCTATCATTTGCCATCATTATGCTGAACACCAGCCTGCACAATCCCAACGTCAGAGACAAGCCCCCCGTGGAGCGCTTCATCTCCATGAACAGAGGGATCAATGAGGGGGGAGACCTCCCAGAGGAGCTACTCAGG AATCTATACGACAGCATCAAGAGCGAACCCTTCAAGATCCcagaggatgatgggaatgaCCTGACGCACACGTTCTTCAACCCAGACAGAGAGGGCTGGCTGCTCAAATTAG GGGGCCGAGTGAAAACCTGGAAGAGAAGGTGGTTCATCCTGACGGACAACTGTCTCTACTACTTTGAATATACAACG GACAAGGAGCCTCGTGGGATCATCCCACTGGAGAATCTCAGTATCAGGGAGGTGGAGGAGCCCAGGAAACCT AACTGCTTTGAGCTCTACAACCCAAACCACAAGGGCCAGGTGATCAAAGCCTGCAAGACAGAGGCGGATGGGCGTGTTGTTGAGGGAAACCACGTGGTGTACAGGATATCAGCACCCACGccggaggagaaggaggaatgGATTAAATCCATCAA